One segment of Balaenoptera ricei isolate mBalRic1 chromosome 8, mBalRic1.hap2, whole genome shotgun sequence DNA contains the following:
- the SAXO4 gene encoding stabilizer of axonemal microtubules 4 isoform X1, producing MMGKLPLGVVSPYVKMSSGGCTDPLKFYATSYCTAYGREDFKPRMSSHQGTGYQSNYRPVVSYQPNLDALDNPAMGYSRSNPSSPPALPGLSPQGHRTSPDQLQAPRMGSGVLGDSGPGPQPGAQRAQVCNNFQTVTSQSYRPLEVPDGKYPLPWNMHQTHPGSSREKARAVTPTREVRKVHFDTQDYGPQAIKGLEPKEVPLLHQQQNKGSLEWENARHGPRFMTSEYNSKYLKEPSNQPDLLQKKSVEAKEETGLTKDSNKNPVIFQPPSQALPGEPVLLPGRSVTKSDFLPMTHPHGDEFLPLLARGSEQETGFSRVNERTLNPRVPPSGPEPSSMNHRQFQPPQKMQQTNVALLGREIVGKKEPTGFSLNNPSYVRSPYDPDLDNRYLTTYNQGYFENIPKGLDREGWTRGGVQPQKPGGYALNQPVTRLEATPNPTESLRRLRPHVGRTLVSADPFYRATPAGSHGSGFTAPL from the exons ATGATGGGGAAACTCCCCCTGGGGGTTGTCTCCCCTTATGTGAAGATGAGTTCGGGGGGCTGCACAGACCCCCTGAAATTCTACGCCACCAGCTACTGCACAGCCTACG GTCGGGAGGATTTCAAGCCCCGCATGAGCAGTCACCAAGGCACAGGCTACCAATCAAATTACCGGCCCGTGGTCTCATACCAACCCAATCTCGATGCCCTGGACAACCCGGCCATGGGGTACAGTCGGTCCAATCCCTCCTCACCCCCTGCCCTCCCGGGCCTCAGCCCCCAGGGCCATCGGACCTCACCAGACCAACTCCAGGCTCCGCGCATGGGGTCCGGCGTCCTGGGGGACTCAGGGCCTGgtcctcagcctggggcccagag GGCACAAGTCTGCAACAATTTCCAGACCGTGACCAGTCAGAGTTACCGTCCCCTGGAGGTGCCTGATGGCAAATACCCACTGCCCTGGAACATGCACCAGACCCACCCTGGTTCCTCTCGGGAGAAGGCCAGGGCAGTCACCCCCACCAGGGAG gTCAGGAAGGTCCATTTTGACACCCAGGACTATGGGCCCCAGGCCATCAAGGGGCTGGAGCCCAAGGAAGTGCCCTTGCTCCACCAACAGCAGAACAAGGGCTCGCTGGAGTGGGAGAATGCCCGACAC GGCCCCCGCTTCATGACTTCCGAGTATAATTCCAAGTATCTCAAGGAGCCTTCAAACCAGCCAG ATCTCTTGCAGAAGAAATCAGTTGAGGCCAAGGAGGAGACTGGCTTAACCAAAGATTCCAACAAGAACCCCGTGATCTTCCAGCCGCCCTCCCAGGCCCTCCCTGGGGAGCCG GTCCTCCTCCCCGGCCGGAGTGTCACCAAGTCAGACTTTCTCCCCATGACCCATCCTCAC GGGGATGAGTTCCTGCCGCTGCTGGCCAGAGGCTCCGAGCAGGAGACCGGCTTCAGCCGAGTGAATGAGAGGACTCTGAACCCCAGA GTGCCCCCTTCTGGCCCAGAACCCAGCAGCATGAACCACCGGCAATTCCAGCCCCCGCAGAAGATGCAACAGACAAATGTTGCCCTGCTTGGCCGGGAGATCGTGGGGAAAAAG GAGCCCACAGGGTTCAGCCTTAACAACCCCAGCTATGTCCGGAGCCCCTATGACCCTGACCTGGATAATCGCTACCTGACCACCTACAACCAAGG ATACTTCGAGAACATCCCCAAGGGTCTAGACCGTGAAGGCTGGACTCGAGGTGGCGTCCAGCCCCAGAAGCCCGGAGGCTATGCCCTCAACCAGCCGGTCACCCGCCTGGAGGCCACCCCCAACCCCACGGAGAGCCTGCGGCGCCTGCGTCCCCACGTGGGCAG AACCCTGGTCTCGGCTGACCCCTTCTACCGAGCCACGCCTGCCGGCAGCCACGGCAGCGGCTTCACGGCGCCCCTCTGA
- the SAXO4 gene encoding stabilizer of axonemal microtubules 4 isoform X2 yields MMGKLPLGVVSPYVKMSSGGCTDPLKFYATSYCTAYGREDFKPRMSSHQGTGYQSNYRPVVSYQPNLDALDNPAMGAQVCNNFQTVTSQSYRPLEVPDGKYPLPWNMHQTHPGSSREKARAVTPTREVRKVHFDTQDYGPQAIKGLEPKEVPLLHQQQNKGSLEWENARHGPRFMTSEYNSKYLKEPSNQPDLLQKKSVEAKEETGLTKDSNKNPVIFQPPSQALPGEPVLLPGRSVTKSDFLPMTHPHGDEFLPLLARGSEQETGFSRVNERTLNPRVPPSGPEPSSMNHRQFQPPQKMQQTNVALLGREIVGKKEPTGFSLNNPSYVRSPYDPDLDNRYLTTYNQGYFENIPKGLDREGWTRGGVQPQKPGGYALNQPVTRLEATPNPTESLRRLRPHVGRTLVSADPFYRATPAGSHGSGFTAPL; encoded by the exons ATGATGGGGAAACTCCCCCTGGGGGTTGTCTCCCCTTATGTGAAGATGAGTTCGGGGGGCTGCACAGACCCCCTGAAATTCTACGCCACCAGCTACTGCACAGCCTACG GTCGGGAGGATTTCAAGCCCCGCATGAGCAGTCACCAAGGCACAGGCTACCAATCAAATTACCGGCCCGTGGTCTCATACCAACCCAATCTCGATGCCCTGGACAACCCGGCCATGGG GGCACAAGTCTGCAACAATTTCCAGACCGTGACCAGTCAGAGTTACCGTCCCCTGGAGGTGCCTGATGGCAAATACCCACTGCCCTGGAACATGCACCAGACCCACCCTGGTTCCTCTCGGGAGAAGGCCAGGGCAGTCACCCCCACCAGGGAG gTCAGGAAGGTCCATTTTGACACCCAGGACTATGGGCCCCAGGCCATCAAGGGGCTGGAGCCCAAGGAAGTGCCCTTGCTCCACCAACAGCAGAACAAGGGCTCGCTGGAGTGGGAGAATGCCCGACAC GGCCCCCGCTTCATGACTTCCGAGTATAATTCCAAGTATCTCAAGGAGCCTTCAAACCAGCCAG ATCTCTTGCAGAAGAAATCAGTTGAGGCCAAGGAGGAGACTGGCTTAACCAAAGATTCCAACAAGAACCCCGTGATCTTCCAGCCGCCCTCCCAGGCCCTCCCTGGGGAGCCG GTCCTCCTCCCCGGCCGGAGTGTCACCAAGTCAGACTTTCTCCCCATGACCCATCCTCAC GGGGATGAGTTCCTGCCGCTGCTGGCCAGAGGCTCCGAGCAGGAGACCGGCTTCAGCCGAGTGAATGAGAGGACTCTGAACCCCAGA GTGCCCCCTTCTGGCCCAGAACCCAGCAGCATGAACCACCGGCAATTCCAGCCCCCGCAGAAGATGCAACAGACAAATGTTGCCCTGCTTGGCCGGGAGATCGTGGGGAAAAAG GAGCCCACAGGGTTCAGCCTTAACAACCCCAGCTATGTCCGGAGCCCCTATGACCCTGACCTGGATAATCGCTACCTGACCACCTACAACCAAGG ATACTTCGAGAACATCCCCAAGGGTCTAGACCGTGAAGGCTGGACTCGAGGTGGCGTCCAGCCCCAGAAGCCCGGAGGCTATGCCCTCAACCAGCCGGTCACCCGCCTGGAGGCCACCCCCAACCCCACGGAGAGCCTGCGGCGCCTGCGTCCCCACGTGGGCAG AACCCTGGTCTCGGCTGACCCCTTCTACCGAGCCACGCCTGCCGGCAGCCACGGCAGCGGCTTCACGGCGCCCCTCTGA